The proteins below come from a single Chrysoperla carnea chromosome 1, inChrCarn1.1, whole genome shotgun sequence genomic window:
- the LOC123305575 gene encoding zinc finger protein 878-like gives MSSIYVPEVIKIIQTCVDIEIKINDEFPSSICGNCSEQIFKFSSFREVCKTSHNLLQKIIHDSQNNTDYDKLKNSVPSTSVSEINTVNIKEELLIKDESQLKSEPFDFENNKSDLNDDDEDDNNGNNEEEEEDSFEDDEKDAKPDFSDEDETYTEMDSNKIDKTSNKTVECRICGKMMQERTLLGHLRRHQQGKKHKCDQCSKAYREPCELAKHLQRVHHTKGDVSCPVCNKTFLIQAQLDFHLKRHFKKKHQCDICGKECYKSAKLKRHKEIHEKREKSFFCFKCDSAFLREASLKLHVKKYHSDTPLEKQACPLCGKVVYNVRLHTLHTHSNVRPHKCDQCEKAFTFKSVLVKHVREKHLGIIQEFKALCPTCGKACPSQGELKKHLRTHIDERQFDCHLCTKKYKSRDGLRNHLKVHAGLRPYVCTYCSKGFHTNTILKNHLRTHTGERPFACHICGRAFTQKVSLRTHMKVHST, from the exons ATGTCTTCCATTTATGTTCCAGAGGTTATTAAAATCATCCAAACTTGTGTTGATATtgag ataaaaataaatgacgaaTTTCCTTCATCAATATGTGGGAACTGTTcagaacaaatatttaaattttcatcatttcgaGAAGTATGTAAAACATCTCACAATCtcctacaaaaaataattcatgataGTCAAAACAATACggattatgataaattaaaaaattcagtacCATCGACCAGCGTTTCAGAAATAAACACGGTAAATATTAAAGAAGAATTGTTAATTAAAGATGAAAGTCAACTAAAAAGTGAACCTTTTGATTTCGAAAACAACAAAAGTGACCTAAATGACGATGACGAAGATGATAATAACGGCAATAATGAGGAAGAAGAAGAAGACAGTTTTGAAGATGACGAAAAAGACGCAAAACCTGATTTTAGTGACGAAGATGAGACTTATACGGAAATGGATTCGAATAAAATTGACAAAACAAGTAATAAAACAGTTGAATGCAGAATCTGTGGAAAGATGATGCAAGAACGAACACTATTGGGGCATTTACGTCGCCATCAACAaggaaaaaaacataaatgtgatCAATGTTCAAAAGCGTACCGAGAACCCTGTGAATTAGCGAAACATTTACAACGTGTTCACCACACAAAAGGTGATGTTAGTTGTCCCGtgtgtaataaaacatttctaatTCAAGCACAAttagattttcatttaaaacgacattttaagaaaaaacatcAATGTGATATTTGTGGAAAAGAATGCTACAAAAGTGCTAAATTAAAACGACATAAAGAAATACACGAAAAacgagaaaaatcatttttctgttttaaatgtGATTCAGCATTTTTACGAGAGGCTTCCTTAAAATTACACGTTAAAAAATATCACTCGGATACTCCATTAGAAAAACAAGCCTGCCCACTTTGTGGTAAAGTAGTTTATAATGTTCGGTTACACACATTACATACACATTCGAACGTCCGACCTCACAAATGTGATCAATGCGAAAaagcttttacttttaaatcagTTTTAGTAAAACATGTGCGAGAAAAACATTTAGGTATTATTCAAGAGTTTAAAGCGTTATGCCCAACTTGTGGTAAGGCTTGTCCATCGCAAggtgaattaaaaaaacatttacgtaCGCATATTGATGAACGACAATTCGATTGTCATTTATGCACAAAGAAATATAAATCACGTGATGGATTACGTAATCATTTAAAAGTGCATGCAGGATTACGACCATATGTTTGTACATACTGCTCAAAAGGATTTCAtacgaatacaattttaaaaaatcatcttcGGACACATACTGGTGAACGGCCGTTTGCATGTCATATTTGTGGGAGAGCTTTCACACAAAAAGTATCGTTACGGACTCACATGAAAGTGCACAGTACGTGA